From Candidatus Rokuibacteriota bacterium, a single genomic window includes:
- a CDS encoding helix-turn-helix domain-containing protein, translating to MTLGERIRALRQERALQQRQLAEKSGLTPSMVSQIESGRLTPSLHTLGKLAGALGVPIASLFETRPDGRIHVNRRGDYPVVSFEGTTEKWDVLGAGLFQGKIRAVVSTIARKGQGVKTGKVIIAPGQMKLFYVVEGRVALHYNGDRHLLRAGDSAVLDGGVPHHWENLGPKQAKAVWVILG from the coding sequence GTGACGCTCGGGGAACGGATCAGGGCCCTCAGGCAGGAGCGCGCGCTCCAGCAGCGGCAGCTCGCGGAGAAGTCCGGGCTCACGCCGAGCATGGTCTCGCAGATCGAGTCGGGGCGGCTCACCCCGTCGCTGCACACCCTGGGCAAGCTGGCCGGGGCGCTCGGCGTCCCCATCGCGTCGCTCTTCGAGACCAGGCCCGACGGCCGGATTCACGTGAACCGGCGGGGCGACTACCCGGTGGTCTCGTTCGAAGGGACGACGGAGAAGTGGGATGTCCTCGGCGCCGGGCTCTTCCAGGGAAAGATCCGCGCCGTGGTCTCGACGATCGCGCGGAAGGGGCAGGGCGTGAAGACCGGGAAGGTCATCATCGCGCCCGGCCAGATGAAGCTCTTCTACGTCGTAGAGGGGAGGGTGGCGCTCCACTACAACGGCGACCGGCACCTGCTCAGGGCGGGGGACAGCGCGGTCCTGGACGGCGGCGTTCCCCACCACTGGGAGAACCTGGGCCCCAAACAGGCGAAGGCCGTGTGGGTCATTCTGGGATGA
- a CDS encoding carboxymuconolactone decarboxylase family protein, giving the protein MAWVRTVDEPEVEGYVKTLYEGMLKQRGWVPNIVKSTTLRPELTRAWMGLFTTLMFGPSELTRAQREMIATVVSVANRCHY; this is encoded by the coding sequence ATGGCGTGGGTCAGGACCGTGGACGAGCCAGAGGTCGAAGGCTACGTCAAAACCCTGTACGAGGGTATGCTCAAGCAGCGTGGCTGGGTTCCCAACATCGTCAAGAGCACGACGCTGCGGCCCGAGCTGACCCGCGCGTGGATGGGGCTGTTCACGACGCTGATGTTCGGTCCCTCAGAGCTGACGCGGGCCCAGCGGGAGATGATCGCCACCGTGGTCTCGGTGGCCAACCGCTGCCACTACTGA
- a CDS encoding FAD binding domain-containing protein, which translates to MMRLPPFTYLVPRSVAEAARMMADHGAEAMLVAGGTDLYPNMKRRQFEPRVLVGLRGIRELVGMAGDAQAGLVIGAGTTLTEVSEHPVVQAHFPALAAAAGFVSTPQIRNAGTLGGNVCVDTRCNYYNQSQQWRRAIGFCMKKDGDICLVAPGSSRCWAVSSSDTAPVLWSLGARARLVGPRGERVISIEALYRDDGIAYLAKAADEVLTEILLPPADGLRSAYLKLRRRGSFDFPVLGVAVALAMDDGTVRVGRIVLGAVASQPREAADAGALLAGQRLTPELIEKVAEAAARPSKPLDNTDFTHPYRKKMTRVFVRRALRRLAGLPDSRRNEEEV; encoded by the coding sequence ATGATGCGCCTGCCGCCGTTCACGTACCTGGTGCCGCGATCGGTAGCCGAGGCGGCGCGCATGATGGCGGACCACGGGGCGGAGGCGATGCTGGTGGCCGGCGGCACCGACCTCTACCCCAACATGAAGCGCCGGCAGTTCGAGCCCAGGGTCCTGGTCGGGCTCCGGGGGATCCGCGAGCTGGTCGGCATGGCCGGCGATGCCCAGGCGGGCCTCGTCATCGGCGCCGGCACCACGCTCACCGAGGTTTCCGAGCACCCGGTGGTGCAGGCGCACTTTCCGGCCCTCGCCGCCGCGGCGGGCTTCGTCTCGACCCCGCAGATCCGCAACGCGGGGACGCTCGGCGGCAACGTCTGCGTGGACACGCGCTGCAACTACTACAACCAGTCCCAGCAGTGGCGGCGAGCGATCGGCTTCTGCATGAAGAAGGACGGGGACATCTGCCTGGTGGCGCCGGGGAGCTCCCGCTGCTGGGCGGTCTCCTCCTCGGACACGGCGCCGGTGCTCTGGAGCCTGGGAGCCCGGGCGCGCCTGGTGGGGCCCCGGGGCGAGCGGGTCATCTCGATCGAGGCGCTCTACCGGGACGACGGGATCGCCTACCTGGCCAAAGCTGCCGACGAGGTCCTGACCGAGATCCTCCTGCCGCCTGCCGACGGGCTCCGCTCGGCCTACCTGAAGCTCCGCCGCCGCGGCTCCTTCGACTTTCCCGTCCTCGGCGTGGCAGTGGCCCTCGCGATGGACGACGGCACCGTCAGGGTCGGCAGGATCGTTCTGGGCGCGGTGGCCTCCCAGCCGCGGGAGGCGGCTGATGCCGGAGCGCTGCTCGCCGGCCAGCGGCTCACGCCCGAGCTGATCGAGAAGGTGGCGGAGGCCGCCGCCCGGCCCTCCAAGCCACTGGACAACACCGACTTCACCCATCCCTACCGGAAGAAGATGACGCGCGTCTTCGTGAGGCGTGCGCTCCGCCGGCTCGCTGGCCTGCCCGATTCCCGACGCAATGAGGAGGAGGTATAG